The Equus caballus isolate H_3958 breed thoroughbred chromosome 12, TB-T2T, whole genome shotgun sequence genome contains a region encoding:
- the LOC138916608 gene encoding olfactory receptor 4B1 produces MASTNNVTELIFTGLFRDPDVQRVCFVAFLIVYLATVVGNGLIVLTVSISKSLNSPMYFFLSQLSLVEISYSSTVVPKFITDLLAKIKTISLEGCLAQIFFFHFFGVTEILLLVVMAYDRYVAICKPLHYMNIMSHQVCQVLVAGSWLGGFVHSIIQILITIQLPFCGPNVIDHYFCDLQPLFKLTCTDTFVEGVIVLANSGLIALCSFLILVTSYIVILVNVRNHSAEGKRKALSTCASHITVVILFFGPAIFFYMRPSSTFTEDKLVAVFYTVITPMLNPIIYTLRNAEVKMAMRRLRGKKENVGME; encoded by the coding sequence ATGGCCAGTACAAATAACGTGACTGAGTTAATATTCACTGGCCTTTTCCGGGATCCAGATGTGCAGAGAGTGTGTtttgtggcatttctcattgtgTACTTGGCCACAGTGGTGGGCAATGGCCTCATCGTTCTGACGGTTAGCATCAGCAAAAGTCTCAAttcccccatgtacttcttcctaaGCCAGCTGTCTCTGGTGGAGATCAGTTACTCCTCTACGGTTGTCCCTAAATTCATCACAGACTTACTTGCCAAGATTAAAACCATCTCCCTGGAGGGCTGTCTGGCTCAGATATTCTTCTTCCACTTCTTTGGAGTCACTGAGATCCTCCTGCTTGtggtgatggcctatgaccgctatgtggccatctgcaagcctcTTCATTATATGAACATTATGAGCCACCAAGTGTGTCAAGTACTGGTGGCTGGTTCCTGGCTGGGAGGCTTTGTTCACTCCATAATTCAGATTCTCATCACCATCCAATtgcccttctgtggtcccaatgtgATTGACCACTACTTCTGTGATCTCCAGCCATTGTTCAAGCTTACCTGCACTGACACCTTTGTGGAGGGGGTTATTGTGTTGGCCAATAGTGGCTTAATTGCTTTGTGCTCCTTCCTCATCTTGGTGACATCCTATATTGTCATCCTGGTCAACGTGAGGAACCATTCTGCAGAGGGAAAGCGCAAAGCCCTCTCTACCTGTGCCTCTCACATCACAGTGGTCATCTTGTTCTTCGGACCTGCCATCTTCTTCTACATGCGACCCTCCTCCACCTTCACTGAGGACAAACTAGTGGCTGTGTTCTATACTGTCATCACCCCAATGCTGAACCCCATCATCTACACACTCAGAAATGCTGAGGTGAAAATGGCCATGAGGAGGTTGAGGGGCAAAAAGGAAAACGTAGGGATGGAGTGA